Below is a window of Pelosinus sp. IPA-1 DNA.
ATCGTGGTGCGTACGGATAATCAGGATGAGCGCGAGGCACTGAAATTTAGGCTGCGCCAGGCCGTTGCTGACGGGTTGACACCGGAGGCGCGCGTTCGCGTTACCCAACTCGTTTTTGGTCCGTACTCGCCCTTCCCGGTAGCCTTCCGCGTTATGGGGCCGGACGCGGATACGCTGCGCGCCATTGCGGCCGAGATGCGACAGGTGATGGATGCCAGCCCCTTGGTGCGTACAGTCAACACCGACTGGGGATCGCGCACGCCTATCATGCATTTTACGCTTCAGCAGGACAGGCTGCAGGCTGTCGGCCTGACATCGAGCGGGGTTGCCCAGCAGCTCCAGTTCCTAATCAGCGGCGTACCGGTTACTTCAGTGCGTGAGGACATTCGCATGGTGCCGGTCGTTGCCCGCGCGGCGGGCAATATACGGTTTGATCCGGAAAAAATCGCTGGCTTCACGCTGGCCGGGGCCAGCGGACAGCGCATTTCGCTGCAGCAGGTGGGTAGTAGCGACGTGCGTATGGAAGATCCGATCTTACGCCGGCGTGACCGCACACCGACGATTACCGTGAGTGGTGATGTTGCTGAGGGGCTGCAGCCACCAGATGTATCTACCGCTGTAATGAAGGATTTGCAACCGATCATCGAGAATCTGCCGCCCGGCTACCGGATTGAGCAGGCGGGCTCCATCGAAGAATCGGGCAAAGCCACCAAGGCGATGCTCCCGCTGTTCCCGATTATGATGATGTTGACGCTGCTGACTATTATCTTGCAGGTGCGCTCTATATCGGCCATGATCATGGTATTTGCGACTAGTCCGCTGGGACTGATCGGCGTGGTGCCGACCCTGCTGCTCTTTCAGCAGCCGTTTGGCATCAATGCCCTGGTGGGACTGATTGCGTTGTCGGGAATCCTAATGCGCAACACGCTGATCCTGATCGGGCAGATTCACACGAACGAAAAGGAAGGACTGGAGCTTTTCGAAGCCGTGGTCGAGGCGACGGTGCAGCGTTCCCGTCCGGTAATCCTAACGGCCCTGGCCGCGATTCTGGCTTTCATTCCGCTCACCCATTCGGTATTCTGGGGAACATTGGCCTATACTCTGATTGGCGGAACCTTTGCTGGCACGGTGCTGACACTGATCTTCCTGCCTGCGATGTACGCCATCTGGTTTAGGATCAAGCCGGACGTTGCAATGCTGAAAAAAAAATCTGCGGGATTGAAATAATGCATATGCAAAAAGGGGCAGGTTGAAGAAATTCAATCTGCCATCTCTGCGGTCAAGTTTATAAATAAGATTATGGGGATTTCAGCTACGCTAACAATCACGTGACAGAAATCCGCAACTTTAGCACTTCTGGTAGGGTGCTCCAATCGTGGCGGCAAATAGCAGTTTTTGGATCATCCTATTTCAGATAATTGGAAAAGAAGGATGTGAGCTTGTCAAAGGGGATAAGCTATAAAACCTGCATTTTTGCAATGCAGGTTTGTAACTTTTTTGATAAACGTTCTTTTAAGCCAAGCCTGATACCGACCTATTTTCTTGACACATCAAATAAATCCGCCATTAACACGCAGTGTTTGACCAGTTACCCATTGCGCGTTATCACTCACCAAAAACTCAATAACATTTGCAATGTCATTTGGCTCACCTAAACGACCAAAGGCATTTATTTGCTTTATAGCTTCAATTTGTTGCTCCGTCTTACCAATGTTGAAAAGTTCAGTATTAACTGGACCTGGCGCTATGGCATTAATGGTAATTTTTTTGGGGCCGAATTCTTTTGCTAATTGCCGTGTGATTTGTTCAACAGCGCCCTTTGTAGCTGCGTAAACGCTGTATGTTGGAAACATACCGCCAACTACCGAAGTTGAAAAGTTCACAATTCTTCCGTTATTTTCCATAAACTTCATTGCATGTTGGCAAGCAAAGTAGGTTCCTTTTACGTTTATATTAAAAAGTCTATCAAATTCTTCTTCTGTTACATCTGCAAGCATTTTATAAAGTATTACACCGGCATTATTAATTAGTATATCTACTTTGCCAAATTTATTAATGGTTTTTAAAAATAACTCTTCAACATCTTTTATATTGCTAACGTCTGCTTGAATTGCGATGGCCTTTTCTTCAGACCTATTAATTTCTTCAACTACCTTTGCTGCTTTCTCCGGACTGCTAGAATAATTTACGACGACCTTCGCGCCTAGGGCTGCTAATTGCTTAGCTATGGCACTGCCTATTCCTCTAGATGCACCTGTTACGATTGCTACTTTTCCTTCTAAATTTTTCATTTCTATCATCCTTTCTTAGATGTTATGATTTGTGGTATGCATTATCTTTGATTTGATTATAAGATAAATGTAATTCCAATAGGTAGCCTGTTAATATTAAATTATTGCCTAATTCTGCAAAGCAACATATACTTTATTTAAGGGGATGGTTAGAATTTATAATGAAAGAGACCATAGCTTAGTTAGTCAGAGAAGACGGTTAGCTTTGCTAGTTGAGCGATATACTGACAGAGATGGGTTTCAAGCAACGTCCATACCAGCATTAGATTTTATACGTGCTTCTAATATATCAGAACCCTTACATGCAATTTATACACCGTCTTTATGTGTAATCTTGCAAGGGGCAAAATCCGTAACTCTCGGGAAAGAAAGTTATAGATATGATACTAATTCTTATTTAGTAGCTTCCGTTCATTTGCCTATTATAGGGCAAATCATTGAAGCTACTCCCGAATTTCCATATTTGGGTATAAGACTTAGTTTTAGTTCCGAGCAAATTCTTGATATTATCAAAAGCTCCAAGCAAGTTTGTGACTCAAAATCCGACTTAGAAAGAGGCCTAATTGTAACCAAAGCTAATTCGACACTTTTTGATGCCTTATTGAGACTTGTCAGTCTCTTAGATAATCCCAGTGATATTCCAACTCTAGCGCCGCTGTTCACTAGAGAAATTCTTTACAGGATTTTGCAAGATGAACCTGGATACATAATGAAACAATTTGCTGTGATAGGCAGCCATGCACAGGCTATCTCAAAAATCATTAACCTGATTAACAACGATTTTGCAAAACCCTTGCGTATTGACGAATTAGCCAAGGTGATTAATATGAGTCCCTCGTCACTGCACCATTACTTTAAAAAGGCTACTGCCATGAGTCCCTTACAATATCAAAAACAAGTTAGATTACAAGAAGCAAGGCGGCTTTTGCTCTCGCAAACATTGGAAGCGGCAGATGCAGCTTATAAAGTAGGTTATGAAAGCCCAACCCAATTTAGTCGTGAATACGCAAGAATGTTTGGATTGCCACCTATGAGTGATATAAAGCGTCTTAAAGCTTCTATATATGCTAATTTTTAAAACGAAAACTCTTATTATTTGGTTATTGACAATTGTCAAAGAGTGATTTACACTAAATGTCGAAACAGAATA
It encodes the following:
- a CDS encoding AraC family transcriptional regulator, with product MVRIYNERDHSLVSQRRRLALLVERYTDRDGFQATSIPALDFIRASNISEPLHAIYTPSLCVILQGAKSVTLGKESYRYDTNSYLVASVHLPIIGQIIEATPEFPYLGIRLSFSSEQILDIIKSSKQVCDSKSDLERGLIVTKANSTLFDALLRLVSLLDNPSDIPTLAPLFTREILYRILQDEPGYIMKQFAVIGSHAQAISKIINLINNDFAKPLRIDELAKVINMSPSSLHHYFKKATAMSPLQYQKQVRLQEARRLLLSQTLEAADAAYKVGYESPTQFSREYARMFGLPPMSDIKRLKASIYANF
- a CDS encoding SDR family oxidoreductase, encoding MKNLEGKVAIVTGASRGIGSAIAKQLAALGAKVVVNYSSSPEKAAKVVEEINRSEEKAIAIQADVSNIKDVEELFLKTINKFGKVDILINNAGVILYKMLADVTEEEFDRLFNINVKGTYFACQHAMKFMENNGRIVNFSTSVVGGMFPTYSVYAATKGAVEQITRQLAKEFGPKKITINAIAPGPVNTELFNIGKTEQQIEAIKQINAFGRLGEPNDIANVIEFLVSDNAQWVTGQTLRVNGGFI